In the genome of Hyalangium minutum, one region contains:
- a CDS encoding AAA family ATPase → MARYYEEDRGPIYEAARQFRDKCLLQDGSLLFEGATVWSTGNLNRLRTVFVEAWDGTQRRFEQKLEDQVGKEKPEVIRLMAEAIAVYFLFHSKVGRPRKEELVNQVLGWAGDSIPQGHWLLTAFEYGIGNPGQNYNTRRPAELGFLIRFMIDWKKLPRPEQEKLLQEPWAFMKFVDGLEDIGNRQLRHILLHLLFPDQFERSTSLRDKWLIGEAFEKLAQPQDDADQKLQNDPALQLKDEPDWKLFLIRKALEKLLPGQRLDFYDSPLDATWISGLEGDEDEGASLDVIRHKKQLVLYGPPGTGKTFRAKEYAARIIRAAALEQLGPADYFSQQELIDAAMKTHVRRLQLHPAYSYEEFIRGLHLTPEGATEYRPGYLLRLINEIQRHRQKPTLTSRLPYVLILDEINRTDLSRMLGECFSLLEDREQPVELPGLDENDEPMQLRIPGDLYVIGTMNLIDQSVEQFDFALRRRFLWLPCPFDGEMLLSAAEHRWRERGGQNRLSWEKVEGDFKLLEAAASALNERIRQDPALGEQYEVGHTYFLDAVSFLLDELGPRPKKKKYFLWKDKEPTWPVRLLWKLSLKPLLEQYLSGLDASVRKQALEGLETTFTARPELSE, encoded by the coding sequence ATGGCTCGCTACTACGAAGAGGACCGAGGCCCGATCTACGAAGCCGCGCGTCAGTTCCGTGACAAGTGCCTGCTTCAAGATGGCTCCCTGCTCTTTGAGGGTGCCACGGTCTGGTCGACCGGGAACCTGAACAGGCTGCGCACCGTCTTTGTGGAGGCGTGGGATGGCACGCAGCGTAGGTTCGAACAGAAACTCGAGGATCAGGTAGGCAAGGAGAAGCCGGAGGTCATCCGGCTCATGGCCGAGGCCATCGCCGTCTACTTCTTGTTCCACTCCAAAGTGGGGCGTCCCCGGAAGGAAGAGCTCGTCAACCAGGTGTTGGGCTGGGCAGGTGACTCGATCCCCCAAGGGCACTGGTTGCTAACAGCGTTCGAGTACGGCATCGGCAATCCTGGGCAGAACTACAATACCCGCCGTCCGGCCGAACTCGGCTTCTTGATCCGGTTCATGATCGACTGGAAGAAGCTCCCTCGACCCGAACAGGAGAAGCTGCTCCAGGAGCCCTGGGCCTTCATGAAGTTCGTCGACGGGCTGGAGGACATAGGGAACCGCCAGCTGCGGCACATTCTTCTCCACCTCCTCTTTCCAGATCAGTTCGAGCGCAGTACCAGCCTTCGGGACAAATGGCTGATCGGCGAGGCCTTCGAAAAGCTGGCCCAGCCTCAGGATGACGCAGATCAAAAGCTCCAGAATGACCCGGCTCTGCAGCTCAAGGACGAGCCAGACTGGAAGCTCTTCCTCATCCGGAAGGCCCTGGAGAAGCTTTTGCCGGGGCAGCGGCTCGACTTCTACGACAGCCCCCTGGATGCCACCTGGATCAGTGGCCTGGAGGGGGACGAGGACGAGGGGGCGTCCCTCGACGTCATCCGTCACAAAAAGCAGCTTGTCCTCTACGGTCCCCCTGGAACGGGAAAGACCTTCCGCGCCAAGGAGTACGCAGCACGCATCATCCGAGCCGCCGCCCTCGAGCAGCTGGGCCCAGCTGACTACTTCTCGCAGCAGGAGCTCATCGACGCCGCGATGAAGACCCACGTGCGTCGGCTCCAGCTCCACCCGGCGTACTCCTATGAGGAATTCATCCGGGGACTGCACCTCACACCGGAAGGCGCCACCGAGTACCGTCCTGGTTACCTGCTTCGCTTGATCAATGAGATACAGCGTCACCGGCAGAAACCAACCCTCACCTCCCGGCTCCCGTACGTCCTCATTCTCGATGAGATCAACCGCACGGACCTGAGTCGCATGCTGGGCGAGTGCTTCTCCCTCTTGGAAGACCGCGAGCAGCCGGTGGAGCTGCCCGGGCTCGATGAGAATGATGAGCCGATGCAGCTACGGATCCCGGGAGATCTGTATGTCATCGGAACAATGAACCTCATCGACCAGTCGGTCGAGCAGTTTGACTTCGCGCTGCGCCGCCGCTTCCTGTGGCTCCCCTGCCCATTCGATGGCGAGATGCTGCTCTCCGCAGCGGAGCATCGCTGGAGAGAGCGGGGAGGCCAGAATCGGCTCTCCTGGGAAAAGGTTGAGGGGGACTTCAAGCTGCTCGAGGCGGCCGCATCCGCGCTGAATGAGCGCATCCGTCAGGATCCCGCCCTGGGTGAGCAGTACGAAGTGGGCCACACCTACTTCCTCGATGCCGTCTCCTTCCTGCTCGACGAGTTGGGGCCCCGACCGAAGAAAAAGAAGTACTTCCTCTGGAAAGACAAGGAGCCCACCTGGCCAGTCAGGCTCCTTTGGAAGCTGTCCCTGAAGCCCCTGTTGGAACAGTACCTCTCCGGACTCGACGCCTCGGTTCGGAAGCAGGCCCTCGAAGGGCTGGAGACGACCTTCACTGCTCGGCCGGAGCTCTCTGAGTGA
- a CDS encoding YciI family protein, whose translation MPNSFFFVRLVTHRPNFATTMTPEEQATMGAHIAFLQTQLAAGKLVVAGPVMDPAGPFGMAVYEAESLEEVQRLLERDPAKAIGRLEVMPYAAPPVVRPAR comes from the coding sequence ATGCCCAACAGTTTCTTCTTCGTTCGTCTCGTAACGCATCGTCCCAACTTCGCGACGACCATGACCCCTGAAGAGCAAGCCACGATGGGTGCGCACATCGCGTTCCTCCAGACGCAGCTCGCCGCCGGCAAGCTGGTGGTGGCGGGACCGGTGATGGATCCCGCGGGACCCTTCGGCATGGCGGTGTACGAGGCGGAGTCACTGGAGGAGGTTCAGCGCCTGCTCGAGCGCGATCCCGCGAAGGCGATCGGCCGGTTGGAGGTGATGCCCTATGCCGCTCCCCCCGTCGTGAGGCCTGCCCGCTGA
- a CDS encoding Dyp-type peroxidase, whose product MIENAQPSILADRPPVGRTLTFCIAPESDVPGALRRLREGHSVDCGVIGIGEPVVLALKKTLLGLRTFPSMSGPACSVPSTQEALCFLLRGSDRGTVFDLTQQIRELLGDAFLLVDSNDTFIYREGRDLTRFEDGTENPQGELAVKAALVSEGEHLRGSSFLVVQRWVHDLMRFRRFSEERRELLIGRRAESNDEIEEAPESAHVKRTAQESFEPPAFMVRRSMPWATATQEGLEFIAQVESLDRFEVMMRRMAGLEDGVVDGLFTFSRPVTGGYYWCPPVQNGKLDLARLGL is encoded by the coding sequence ATGATTGAGAACGCACAGCCTTCCATCCTTGCTGATCGCCCGCCGGTAGGCCGCACACTCACGTTCTGCATCGCCCCCGAGAGCGACGTGCCCGGTGCGCTCCGCCGCCTCCGCGAGGGGCACTCGGTCGACTGTGGCGTCATCGGCATCGGCGAGCCGGTGGTGCTCGCGCTGAAGAAGACCCTCCTCGGGCTGCGCACCTTTCCGTCCATGTCCGGTCCGGCCTGCAGCGTCCCGTCCACCCAGGAGGCGCTCTGCTTCCTGCTGCGAGGGTCCGATCGCGGCACCGTGTTCGATCTCACCCAGCAGATCCGCGAGCTCCTGGGCGACGCGTTCCTGCTCGTCGACTCGAACGACACGTTCATCTACCGCGAGGGCCGCGACCTGACGCGCTTCGAGGACGGGACCGAGAACCCTCAGGGCGAGCTCGCCGTGAAGGCCGCCCTGGTCTCCGAGGGCGAGCACCTGCGTGGCTCCAGCTTCCTCGTCGTGCAGCGGTGGGTGCATGACCTGATGCGCTTCCGCCGGTTCAGCGAGGAGCGCCGCGAGCTGTTGATCGGCCGGCGCGCGGAGTCGAACGATGAAATTGAAGAGGCCCCCGAGTCCGCTCACGTGAAGCGGACCGCCCAGGAGAGCTTCGAGCCCCCCGCCTTCATGGTGCGCCGCTCCATGCCGTGGGCCACCGCGACGCAAGAGGGGCTCGAGTTCATCGCCCAGGTCGAGTCGCTCGACCGCTTCGAGGTCATGATGCGCCGGATGGCGGGCCTCGAGGACGGAGTGGTTGACGGACTCTTCACGTTCTCGCGGCCCGTGACGGGGGGCTACTACTGGTGCCCCCCCGTCCAGAACGGCAAGCTCGATCTGGCCCGCCTCGGCCTCTGA
- a CDS encoding class I SAM-dependent methyltransferase, with the protein MAITLSPQDYATAFRILAATARHPELLRKLLEERIVPRLPPRPSLLDVGSGSGMVVERLAPLFGSITLLEPNPSQIAGFQHEKAKIFIEPLERYPLGEQYDVVLCSHVMYHVPLPSWGAFIDRLLAFVRPGGYCLILMAAARGPTYDLCRDFTDTQLFSHQVVEAVRQKQLPHEVVPLLCGFSTKTYEEMYTLCRFFVFEGSYTAEQIAAMSQDEVRKIDEKIRAHAERCRSADGLYRLWQDEDLVILPKPA; encoded by the coding sequence ATGGCCATCACCCTGTCACCGCAGGACTACGCCACGGCATTCCGCATCCTCGCGGCGACCGCCCGTCATCCCGAGCTCCTCCGAAAGCTCCTCGAAGAGCGAATCGTCCCCAGGTTGCCTCCACGGCCCTCGCTGTTGGACGTGGGCTCGGGCTCGGGCATGGTCGTCGAGCGGCTCGCGCCCCTCTTCGGCTCGATCACGTTGCTCGAGCCCAACCCGAGCCAGATCGCCGGGTTCCAACACGAGAAGGCGAAGATCTTCATCGAGCCCCTGGAGCGCTACCCGCTGGGCGAGCAGTATGACGTCGTCCTGTGCTCGCACGTCATGTACCACGTGCCACTCCCCAGCTGGGGAGCGTTCATCGACCGGCTGCTCGCCTTCGTGCGCCCCGGCGGGTACTGCCTGATCCTCATGGCCGCCGCCCGAGGGCCGACGTACGACTTGTGCCGCGACTTCACGGACACCCAGCTCTTCAGTCATCAGGTGGTCGAAGCGGTGCGGCAGAAGCAGTTGCCACACGAGGTGGTGCCGCTGCTGTGCGGCTTCTCCACGAAGACCTACGAGGAGATGTACACGCTCTGCCGCTTCTTCGTGTTCGAGGGCAGCTACACGGCCGAACAGATCGCGGCCATGAGCCAGGATGAGGTGCGCAAGATCGACGAGAAGATCCGCGCACACGCCGAGCGCTGCCGGAGTGCCGACGGGTTGTATCGCCTGTGGCAGGATGAGGATCTGGTCATCCTCCCGAAGCCGGCTTGA
- a CDS encoding YoaK family protein, with product MSPPTRPAAPPLIWLLLLLSVTTGLVDAVSVLGLGKVFTANMTGNIVFLGFAVVGTPGFHFTPSLSAMLFFLAGAVLAGQIGRAQSGRPLRRWLLLAAMIEALSLWLAAIIATGFDIASQSPRPALYAIIALTALAMGFRNATVRQLKFPEVTTTVLTLTLTGLAADSTLAGGTNPNWARRLGSVAAIFAGAAIGAALVFHGGLVIPLILAGVLVLAGTAACALHPASAQPMG from the coding sequence ATGTCCCCTCCCACCCGCCCCGCTGCCCCGCCGCTGATCTGGCTGCTCCTGCTGCTGTCCGTGACGACGGGCCTGGTCGACGCAGTCAGCGTGCTCGGACTCGGCAAGGTCTTCACCGCCAACATGACGGGCAACATCGTGTTCCTGGGCTTCGCCGTTGTCGGAACGCCGGGATTCCACTTCACGCCCTCTCTCTCCGCGATGCTGTTCTTCCTGGCCGGCGCCGTACTCGCTGGGCAGATCGGCAGGGCGCAAAGCGGCAGGCCACTGCGGCGCTGGCTCCTGCTCGCGGCAATGATCGAGGCGCTGTCGCTCTGGCTCGCGGCCATCATCGCCACCGGGTTCGACATCGCGTCGCAGTCGCCCAGACCCGCCCTCTACGCGATCATCGCGCTGACGGCGCTCGCCATGGGCTTCCGCAATGCCACGGTTCGCCAGCTCAAGTTCCCCGAGGTCACCACCACCGTCCTCACGTTGACCCTGACGGGCCTTGCGGCGGATTCAACGCTGGCGGGAGGAACCAATCCCAACTGGGCGCGTCGGCTGGGCAGTGTCGCCGCGATCTTCGCGGGCGCTGCCATCGGCGCCGCGCTGGTCTTCCATGGCGGGCTGGTCATCCCGCTGATTCTGGCCGGTGTGCTCGTGCTGGCGGGGACCGCCGCCTGTGCGCTGCATCCGGCCTCGGCGCAGCCGATGGGCTGA
- a CDS encoding VOC family protein → MAKLIGPGFIALQVRDLEASRRFYTEHLGLTSAPQSPPDAVVFDTQPIPFAIRRPLVDLALVNQLGWGLSLWLSSDDADGLHERLVGAGVPILLPPANGPFGRFFSFRDPDGYAITVHTARQANPRTSLDPSAGHLTLINTFTVEPDRADELLKLLSRATEETMRHLPGFISANLHLSGDRRHIANYAQWRSREDYDAMLKNPEAQTHMREAAAIAQSFMPVLYELREAHAAGSER, encoded by the coding sequence ATGGCCAAGCTGATTGGACCCGGCTTCATTGCGCTCCAGGTGCGTGACCTGGAGGCGTCTCGGCGCTTCTACACGGAGCACCTGGGCCTCACCTCGGCTCCCCAGAGCCCGCCTGATGCGGTCGTGTTCGATACCCAGCCCATCCCTTTCGCGATCCGTCGGCCGCTGGTCGACCTGGCGCTCGTGAACCAGCTCGGATGGGGGCTGTCCCTCTGGCTCTCGAGTGACGATGCTGACGGCCTGCATGAGCGGCTGGTGGGCGCGGGAGTGCCCATCCTCTTGCCACCCGCGAATGGACCTTTTGGACGCTTCTTCAGCTTCCGCGACCCGGACGGCTATGCCATCACGGTCCACACGGCGCGTCAGGCGAATCCGCGCACGAGCCTCGATCCAAGTGCGGGCCACCTGACTTTGATCAACACCTTCACGGTCGAGCCGGATCGGGCGGACGAGCTCCTGAAGCTCCTGTCCCGGGCGACCGAGGAGACCATGCGCCACCTGCCCGGCTTTATCTCCGCCAATCTGCATCTCAGCGGAGACCGCCGCCACATCGCCAATTATGCACAGTGGCGCAGCCGGGAGGACTACGACGCCATGCTCAAGAACCCCGAGGCGCAGACTCACATGCGCGAGGCGGCTGCGATCGCTCAATCCTTCATGCCCGTGTTGTACGAGCTGCGCGAGGCGCACGCGGCCGGCAGCGAGCGCTGA
- a CDS encoding MarR family winged helix-turn-helix transcriptional regulator, whose protein sequence is MSTTSMPEPMAKRLGYALKRAQHALRTRMDDALRPLGLTSPQYAVLSAVELEPGMSNARLARAAFVTPQTMQGILANLERDGLLVRQADPEHGRILRSELTSRGKAVLARAHWAVEEVENAMISSLGTAEAARIATLLAQCADALSSTDPD, encoded by the coding sequence ATGTCCACGACATCGATGCCGGAGCCGATGGCCAAGCGGCTTGGCTATGCACTCAAGCGAGCGCAGCACGCCTTGCGCACGAGAATGGACGATGCGCTGCGGCCACTCGGGCTGACCTCGCCCCAGTACGCGGTCCTCTCGGCGGTCGAGCTGGAGCCCGGTATGTCGAACGCCCGCCTGGCGCGCGCCGCCTTCGTCACGCCGCAGACGATGCAAGGCATCCTCGCCAACCTGGAGCGCGACGGTCTGCTTGTCCGACAGGCGGACCCCGAGCACGGCCGCATCCTGCGCAGCGAGCTGACCTCTCGCGGGAAAGCAGTGCTCGCGAGGGCCCATTGGGCCGTCGAGGAGGTCGAGAACGCCATGATCTCCTCTTTAGGCACAGCGGAAGCGGCGCGAATCGCCACGCTGCTGGCCCAGTGCGCCGATGCCCTGAGTTCCACCGATCCTGACTGA
- a CDS encoding hydrolase translates to MPITATPTPAKGLLSPKDHTLILIDHQSQMSFATHSISATELRNNTALVAYAAAGFGVSTILTTVAEKSFSGPIFSEITEAFPGAEVTDRTSMNTWEDAHVIKRVNAIGKDRLVFAGLWTSVCIVGPTLSALDQGYEVYVIADACGDVSVEAHERAMERMIQAGVRPLTSLQYMLELQRDWARGETYDLTTGIAKKYGGAYGLGIIYAKTMFGASEGGHSHKG, encoded by the coding sequence ATGCCGATCACCGCCACCCCGACGCCCGCCAAGGGCCTGCTCTCCCCCAAGGACCATACGCTGATCCTGATCGACCATCAGTCGCAGATGTCGTTCGCGACACACTCGATCTCAGCCACCGAGCTGCGCAACAACACCGCGCTCGTGGCGTACGCCGCCGCCGGCTTTGGGGTCTCGACCATCCTGACGACGGTCGCCGAGAAGAGCTTCTCCGGCCCGATCTTCTCCGAGATCACCGAGGCCTTCCCCGGCGCCGAGGTCACCGACCGCACCTCCATGAACACCTGGGAGGACGCCCATGTGATCAAGCGCGTCAACGCCATCGGCAAGGACCGGCTGGTGTTCGCGGGCCTGTGGACCTCGGTCTGCATCGTCGGCCCGACCCTGTCGGCGCTCGATCAGGGCTATGAGGTCTACGTGATCGCCGATGCCTGCGGCGACGTTTCCGTCGAGGCGCATGAGCGCGCGATGGAGCGGATGATCCAGGCGGGTGTCCGGCCCCTGACCTCGCTCCAGTACATGCTCGAGCTGCAGCGCGACTGGGCGCGCGGCGAGACCTATGACCTGACCACCGGCATCGCCAAGAAGTATGGTGGCGCCTACGGCCTGGGCATCATCTACGCCAAGACGATGTTCGGTGCCTCGGAAGGTGGCCACTCTCACAAGGGCTGA
- a CDS encoding Spy/CpxP family protein refolding chaperone produces MSLKKLSLVVMLVAPLLASAQGYPKHEGGHPRGPPSSLNLLLWKQQELALTAEQVAQVEALQAALEQQNAPIQEQLEALRPPRPPGPPPSDAERMKGPPPDTEEMRALRQQVEPLFTQLRANDEAAYAEAEKLLSDSQKARAQELIAQEREQHQRRHEAMRQRMQNNL; encoded by the coding sequence ATGTCTCTGAAGAAGCTGTCACTCGTGGTGATGCTGGTTGCCCCGCTGCTGGCCAGTGCTCAGGGCTACCCGAAGCACGAGGGTGGCCACCCCCGCGGGCCCCCGTCGTCCCTGAATCTTCTCCTCTGGAAGCAGCAGGAGCTGGCGCTGACGGCCGAGCAGGTGGCTCAAGTGGAGGCGCTACAAGCGGCACTGGAGCAGCAGAACGCGCCGATTCAGGAGCAGCTGGAGGCCCTGCGCCCGCCGCGTCCGCCGGGGCCGCCGCCCAGTGACGCGGAGCGGATGAAGGGGCCACCGCCCGACACCGAGGAGATGCGCGCGCTCAGGCAGCAGGTGGAGCCCCTCTTCACCCAGCTCCGGGCGAACGATGAGGCGGCCTATGCCGAGGCGGAGAAGCTCCTGAGCGACAGCCAGAAGGCCCGTGCCCAGGAGCTCATCGCCCAGGAGCGTGAGCAGCACCAGCGCCGACACGAGGCCATGCGCCAGCGGATGCAGAACAACCTGTGA
- a CDS encoding amidohydrolase: MPDTLIINAKITTLDRTHPTAEAVAIRDGTFLVVGDERTVRAAASPQALVIDAKGRRLIPGLMDSHIHVIRGGLNYNMELRWDGVPTLADAMAMLRKQAETTPPPQWVRVVGGFTEHQFAEKRLPTLEELNAAAPETPVFILHLYDRALLNAAALRAVGYTKDTPNPPGGEIVRDAAGNPTGLLLAQPNATVLYATLAKGPKLPPEYQLNSTRHFMRELNSLGVTSVIDAGGGYQNYPEDYQIIEKLHRDGELTLRIAYNLFTQKPKEELKDFATWATKVKPGDGDDTYRHNGAGEMLVYSAADFEDFRVARPDMPPSMEAELEPVIRLLAERRWPWRLHATYDQTIGRALDVFEKVNRDIPLSGLHWFFDHAETISERNIDRIAALGGGIAIQHRMAYQGEYFVERYGARAAEATPPIQRMLAAGLPVGAGTDATRVASYNPWVSLSWLVTSKTVGGLRLSPVAHRLDRETALRLWTEANTWFSNEQGKKGQIKAGQLADLALLSDDYFSVPEDQIATLRSVLTMLGGRIVFAEGDEAKLAPPMPKPMPDWSPVATFGGYWRAPEAHTKQASACGCQRACTLHGHDHAVALGSPVPAADVQGFWGALGCGCWAV, from the coding sequence ATGCCCGACACCCTGATCATCAACGCGAAGATCACGACGCTCGATCGCACCCATCCCACGGCCGAGGCGGTCGCGATCCGCGACGGCACATTCCTCGTGGTGGGAGACGAGAGGACAGTCCGCGCCGCAGCCAGCCCGCAGGCGCTCGTGATCGACGCCAAGGGACGTCGGCTGATCCCCGGGCTGATGGATAGCCACATCCACGTCATTCGCGGCGGGCTCAACTACAACATGGAGCTGCGCTGGGATGGCGTGCCGACGCTGGCCGACGCAATGGCCATGCTCCGGAAGCAGGCCGAGACCACTCCGCCTCCTCAATGGGTGCGCGTCGTTGGCGGCTTTACCGAGCACCAGTTCGCCGAGAAGCGCCTGCCAACGCTCGAGGAGCTCAACGCCGCCGCGCCCGAGACGCCGGTGTTCATCCTGCACCTCTACGATCGCGCGCTGCTCAATGCCGCAGCGCTGCGCGCCGTGGGCTACACGAAGGACACGCCAAACCCTCCAGGTGGCGAAATTGTTCGCGATGCGGCGGGCAACCCTACGGGCCTGCTGCTCGCCCAGCCCAACGCGACGGTCCTCTATGCGACGCTCGCCAAGGGCCCCAAGCTCCCGCCCGAGTATCAGCTCAACTCGACCCGGCACTTCATGCGCGAGCTGAACAGTCTCGGCGTCACCAGCGTGATCGACGCTGGCGGCGGCTATCAGAACTACCCCGAGGACTACCAGATCATCGAGAAGCTCCACCGGGACGGCGAGCTGACCCTGCGCATTGCCTACAATCTGTTCACGCAGAAGCCGAAGGAAGAACTCAAGGACTTCGCGACATGGGCGACGAAAGTGAAGCCCGGCGACGGCGACGATACCTACCGCCATAACGGCGCGGGCGAGATGCTCGTCTACTCGGCGGCGGATTTCGAGGACTTCCGGGTCGCCCGGCCCGATATGCCGCCCAGCATGGAGGCCGAGCTCGAGCCCGTCATCCGCCTGCTGGCCGAGCGGCGCTGGCCCTGGCGGCTTCATGCCACCTACGACCAGACGATCGGACGCGCGCTGGATGTCTTCGAGAAGGTGAACCGCGACATCCCGCTCAGCGGCCTCCACTGGTTCTTCGACCATGCGGAGACAATCAGCGAGCGCAACATCGACCGGATTGCCGCGCTCGGCGGCGGCATCGCCATCCAGCATCGCATGGCCTATCAGGGCGAATACTTCGTCGAGCGCTATGGCGCCAGGGCCGCCGAGGCGACGCCGCCGATCCAGCGGATGCTGGCGGCCGGGTTGCCAGTCGGCGCGGGCACCGATGCAACCCGTGTCGCAAGCTATAACCCTTGGGTATCGCTCTCCTGGCTCGTCACCTCGAAGACGGTAGGTGGCCTGCGCCTCTCCCCCGTGGCCCACCGGCTCGACCGTGAGACCGCGCTGCGGCTGTGGACCGAGGCCAACACCTGGTTCTCGAACGAACAGGGGAAGAAAGGCCAGATCAAGGCCGGCCAGCTCGCCGACCTGGCGTTGCTGTCCGACGATTACTTCTCAGTGCCCGAGGACCAGATCGCGACGCTGCGCTCAGTGCTGACCATGCTTGGCGGCAGGATCGTCTTCGCGGAGGGCGATGAGGCGAAGCTCGCGCCGCCGATGCCCAAGCCGATGCCCGATTGGTCGCCGGTCGCGACCTTCGGCGGCTACTGGCGGGCGCCCGAGGCGCACACGAAGCAGGCCTCGGCCTGCGGCTGCCAGCGTGCGTGCACACTCCATGGCCATGATCATGCCGTGGCTCTAGGAAGCCCTGTTCCCGCCGCCGACGTCCAGGGCTTCTGGGGCGCGCTCGGCTGCGGCTGCTGGGCCGTCTGA
- a CDS encoding DoxX family protein — MFAAALTEQPGILKSAALVPPRLSLGSTMIFHGWSKLKKEGMEQTVPFFEQIGFKPGKPWVLALAITELAAGVSAILGVATRLSALAVLGTQAVAIRKVHASKGFDNTKGGYEFNLALMSDALALLLRGPGRFSVHSLLERGVKRRELRRLKLLRRQRTGSRLLDLLG, encoded by the coding sequence ATGTTCGCAGCCGCACTGACCGAGCAACCTGGCATCCTGAAGTCCGCAGCCCTGGTACCGCCTCGGCTGTCCCTGGGCTCCACGATGATCTTCCACGGGTGGAGCAAGCTGAAGAAGGAGGGCATGGAGCAGACGGTGCCCTTCTTCGAGCAGATCGGATTCAAGCCCGGGAAGCCGTGGGTCCTGGCGCTGGCCATCACCGAGCTCGCCGCAGGCGTGAGCGCCATTCTGGGCGTGGCCACGCGGCTCTCCGCGCTGGCGGTGCTCGGCACCCAGGCGGTGGCCATCCGCAAGGTGCACGCCTCGAAGGGATTCGACAACACGAAGGGCGGCTACGAGTTCAACCTGGCCCTCATGAGCGATGCACTGGCGTTGCTGCTGCGCGGGCCCGGCCGCTTCTCGGTGCACAGCCTGCTGGAGCGCGGGGTGAAGCGCCGCGAGCTGCGCCGCCTCAAGCTGCTGCGCCGCCAGCGCACCGGCTCGCGGCTGTTGGATCTGCTGGGCTGA